A part of Micromonospora chersina genomic DNA contains:
- a CDS encoding MMPL family transporter, producing the protein MGRRPVTVRLARWSAEHPWRAIALWVVFVAVCFVGGNAAGLNEATDDDQAIGEFGRAQLIVDSGGFHEPATENVLITPRAGTLDQAAAKAAADDATARLRQVDGVTSVGAPMPSRDGNALLVPITMSGDPETASDRVQPLRDTTAKVQEAHPALRVEQVGGPSIGKALDDTLGKDFKRAELLSLPVTLAILIIAFGALIAAGVPVLLALSSVAAAMGLSTLASHLVPATDTTASVILLIGMAVGVDYSLFYVRREREERAKGRSGLDAVEIAAETSGHAVVVSGTAVIISMAGLLLAQDAIFSSLAVGSILVVAVAVIGSLTVLPALLAKLGRWVDRPRVPLLWRLTAPRAGRHGQPAGPRFWPAVLKPALRAPLATLVVSVGLLLALAAPALGMKLKFPGMEDVPRTTAAMQAYDRLTAAFPSNGTSHTVAVKAPAEQADRVKAALTGLADRAAADPLFAPAEGDGPKIKVSADRRVSVLEVATPYASRTDEASRSLHELRQDLVPAALGGIPGVEYAVGGGVAASEDYADHIWAKLPVVAAFVLALTFLVMAWTFRSVVVALTSILLNLLSAGAAYGLLVLVFQGSWAEGLLGFTSMDAIVTWLPLFLFVVLFGLSMDYHVFVVSRIREGIRQGMSNKDAVAYGITSSAGVVTSAAIVMVGVFSIFATLSTIDFKQLGIGLAAAILLDATIIRAVVLPSLMTLLGDANWWAPRFLRGRAATPPAEPPAPAPELVGAR; encoded by the coding sequence ATGGGCAGGCGACCGGTGACCGTGCGGCTGGCACGGTGGAGTGCGGAGCATCCGTGGCGGGCCATCGCGCTCTGGGTGGTGTTCGTGGCGGTGTGCTTCGTGGGCGGCAACGCCGCCGGCCTGAACGAGGCGACCGACGACGACCAGGCGATCGGCGAGTTCGGGCGGGCGCAGTTGATCGTCGACAGTGGCGGCTTCCACGAGCCGGCCACGGAGAACGTGCTCATCACTCCCCGCGCGGGCACGCTCGATCAGGCCGCCGCGAAGGCCGCCGCCGACGACGCGACGGCCCGGCTGCGCCAGGTCGACGGGGTGACCTCGGTGGGCGCGCCGATGCCGTCCCGGGACGGCAACGCGCTGCTGGTGCCGATCACCATGTCCGGCGACCCGGAGACCGCCTCGGACCGGGTGCAGCCGCTGCGCGACACCACCGCGAAGGTCCAGGAGGCGCACCCGGCGCTGCGCGTCGAGCAGGTCGGCGGGCCGTCGATCGGCAAGGCGCTCGACGACACCCTCGGCAAGGACTTCAAGCGGGCCGAGCTGCTCAGCCTGCCGGTCACCCTGGCCATCCTGATCATCGCGTTCGGCGCGCTTATCGCGGCCGGCGTGCCGGTGCTGCTCGCGCTGTCCTCGGTGGCCGCGGCCATGGGGCTCTCCACCCTCGCCTCGCACCTGGTGCCGGCCACCGACACCACGGCCAGCGTGATCCTGCTGATCGGCATGGCGGTCGGCGTGGACTACTCGCTCTTCTACGTCCGCCGGGAACGCGAGGAGCGGGCCAAGGGCCGCTCCGGCCTCGACGCCGTGGAGATCGCGGCGGAGACCTCCGGGCACGCCGTGGTGGTCTCCGGCACCGCCGTGATCATCTCGATGGCCGGGCTGCTGCTCGCCCAGGACGCCATCTTCTCGTCGCTCGCCGTCGGCTCGATCCTCGTGGTCGCGGTCGCCGTGATCGGCTCGCTGACCGTGCTGCCGGCGCTCCTGGCCAAGCTGGGCCGCTGGGTCGACCGGCCCCGGGTGCCGCTGCTGTGGCGGCTCACCGCCCCGCGCGCCGGGCGGCACGGCCAGCCGGCCGGGCCCCGGTTCTGGCCGGCCGTGCTGAAGCCCGCGCTGCGCGCCCCGCTGGCCACCCTGGTGGTCTCGGTCGGGCTGCTGCTCGCCCTGGCCGCCCCGGCGCTGGGCATGAAGCTGAAGTTTCCCGGCATGGAGGACGTGCCGCGCACCACGGCGGCCATGCAGGCGTACGACCGCCTCACCGCTGCCTTCCCGAGCAACGGCACCAGCCACACGGTGGCGGTGAAGGCCCCGGCCGAGCAGGCCGACCGGGTGAAGGCAGCGCTGACCGGGCTGGCCGACCGCGCCGCCGCCGACCCGCTCTTCGCGCCGGCCGAGGGGGACGGCCCGAAGATCAAGGTGTCGGCGGACCGGCGGGTGTCGGTGCTGGAGGTCGCCACGCCGTACGCCAGCCGCACCGACGAGGCGTCCCGGTCCCTGCACGAGCTGCGCCAGGACCTCGTCCCGGCCGCGCTCGGCGGCATCCCCGGCGTCGAGTACGCGGTCGGCGGCGGCGTGGCGGCCAGCGAGGACTACGCGGACCACATCTGGGCGAAGCTGCCCGTGGTGGCGGCCTTCGTGCTGGCGCTGACCTTCCTCGTGATGGCCTGGACGTTCCGGTCGGTGGTGGTGGCGCTCACCTCGATCCTGCTGAACCTGCTCTCCGCCGGGGCCGCGTACGGCCTGCTCGTGCTGGTCTTCCAGGGCAGCTGGGCGGAGGGGCTGCTCGGCTTCACCTCGATGGACGCGATCGTCACCTGGCTGCCGTTGTTCCTCTTCGTGGTGCTGTTCGGGCTCTCCATGGACTACCACGTCTTCGTGGTCAGCCGGATCCGCGAGGGGATCCGCCAGGGGATGTCGAACAAGGACGCGGTGGCGTACGGGATCACCTCCTCGGCGGGCGTGGTGACCAGCGCGGCGATCGTCATGGTCGGGGTCTTCTCGATCTTCGCGACGCTGAGCACCATCGACTTCAAGCAGCTCGGCATCGGGCTGGCCGCGGCCATCCTGCTCGACGCCACGATCATCCGGGCGGTGGTGCTGCCCTCGCTGATGACCCTGCTGGGCGACGCGAACTGGTGGGCGCCGCGGTTCCTGCGCGGCCGGGCGGCGACCCCGCCGGCCGAGCCGCCCGCGCCGGCCCCGGAGCTGGTCGGCGCACGCTGA